The following proteins are co-located in the Gloeocapsa sp. PCC 7428 genome:
- a CDS encoding GH116 family glycosyl hydrolase, translating into MTQHQFSNIPPHTWNRPIGLGWDKPYTVRMASNIDDGPWHGMPLGGFGAGCIGRASRGDFNLWHIDGGEHTFKSLPACQFSIFEQQASTSQAFALCTLPPADGTLTTWQWYPQHCENGVYHALYPRSWFVYENVFQAHLSCEQFSPILPENYQETSYPVAVFVWRAHNPTNAPLTLSIMLTWQNTVGWFQNAIKNPEIRMRDDGSPVYEYEPCLGNNLGNFNRLIAKDNLCGCVLERVASDLQDGIGQWAIATPKQPNIEVFYHTRWNPSGDGAEIWHSFARDGSLPNTEDKTSASEQEQLAAAIAVRFTLQPGETRELPFAIAWDFPITEFAPGVKYFRRYTDFFGRGGDNAVAIAQTALQNYQSWQQQIQAWQQPILDRDDLPSVFKMALFNELYDLTSGGTLWSAADDRDPVGQFAVLECFDYRWYESLDVRLYGSFALLMLWSKLEKSVIRAFARAIGQRDDRTRVIGYYYTQGLESPTALRKVAGATPHDLGAPNEHPWEATNYTSYQDCNLWKDLSCDFVLQVYRDFVLTGGTDWELLWDCWSAVVQTLTYLKTFDLDEDGIPENSGAPDQTFDDWRLQGVSAYCGGLWLAALEAAIAIGKTLLSYPDDHPASKILASAPDYPPIPETLDVFQSWLMRSRPIYQEKLWNGQYYRLDSKSGSDVVMADQLCGQFYARLLGLPDIVPPECATQALKTVYDACFVKFHNGQFGAANGLKPDGLPENPNATHPLEVWTGINFGLAAFLMQMGMKSEAWRITQAVVQQVYDNGLQFRTPEAITAKGTFRACHYLRPMAIWAIYRVLTF; encoded by the coding sequence ATGACACAGCATCAATTCTCAAACATCCCTCCGCATACTTGGAATCGTCCCATCGGTCTTGGTTGGGATAAACCTTATACTGTCCGCATGGCGAGTAATATAGATGATGGTCCTTGGCATGGAATGCCTTTAGGCGGCTTCGGTGCAGGGTGTATTGGTCGCGCTTCGCGTGGCGATTTCAATTTGTGGCATATTGATGGTGGCGAACATACTTTTAAAAGTCTTCCAGCGTGTCAATTTAGTATATTTGAGCAGCAAGCATCGACGTCACAGGCTTTTGCATTATGTACACTACCGCCTGCTGATGGCACTTTGACAACATGGCAGTGGTATCCACAACATTGCGAGAATGGTGTTTATCACGCGCTGTATCCTCGCAGTTGGTTTGTTTATGAAAATGTCTTTCAAGCGCATCTATCTTGCGAGCAGTTTTCACCAATTTTGCCGGAGAATTATCAGGAGACAAGTTATCCTGTTGCTGTGTTTGTGTGGAGGGCGCACAACCCTACAAATGCGCCACTAACGTTGAGTATTATGCTAACTTGGCAAAATACAGTAGGTTGGTTTCAAAATGCCATCAAAAATCCTGAAATCCGAATGCGCGATGATGGTAGTCCGGTTTATGAGTACGAGCCTTGTTTAGGTAATAATCTCGGTAACTTCAATCGGTTGATTGCTAAGGATAATCTTTGTGGTTGCGTGTTAGAACGCGTTGCGAGTGATTTACAAGATGGTATCGGACAGTGGGCGATCGCAACTCCAAAACAACCAAACATCGAAGTTTTCTATCACACTCGCTGGAACCCTAGCGGGGATGGCGCAGAGATTTGGCACAGTTTCGCCCGTGATGGATCTTTACCAAATACGGAAGATAAAACTTCTGCAAGTGAACAAGAACAACTTGCAGCGGCGATCGCGGTGCGGTTTACACTGCAACCAGGAGAAACTCGCGAACTACCTTTTGCGATCGCGTGGGATTTTCCTATCACTGAATTTGCACCAGGAGTTAAGTATTTTCGCCGTTACACCGATTTTTTTGGTCGAGGTGGCGATAATGCAGTGGCGATCGCGCAAACCGCATTACAAAACTATCAATCTTGGCAACAACAAATTCAAGCTTGGCAGCAACCTATTTTAGATCGGGACGATCTCCCCAGTGTTTTTAAAATGGCACTGTTTAACGAACTGTACGACCTCACGAGTGGTGGTACATTGTGGAGTGCCGCAGACGATCGCGATCCGGTTGGTCAATTTGCGGTTTTAGAATGCTTTGATTACCGCTGGTACGAAAGTTTAGATGTCAGGCTGTATGGTTCTTTTGCCTTATTGATGCTCTGGTCTAAACTGGAAAAATCAGTGATCCGCGCCTTTGCAAGAGCAATTGGGCAACGCGACGATCGCACTCGCGTGATTGGTTACTATTACACTCAGGGGCTAGAAAGTCCCACAGCTTTACGCAAAGTTGCTGGTGCAACACCGCATGACTTAGGCGCACCAAATGAGCATCCTTGGGAAGCGACTAACTATACAAGTTATCAAGATTGCAACTTGTGGAAAGATTTGTCGTGTGATTTTGTCTTGCAAGTTTACCGCGATTTTGTGCTGACTGGTGGAACTGATTGGGAGTTATTGTGGGATTGTTGGTCTGCGGTTGTGCAAACGCTGACGTATTTAAAGACGTTTGATTTAGATGAAGATGGAATTCCAGAAAATTCAGGCGCACCAGATCAAACCTTTGACGATTGGCGCTTGCAAGGTGTCAGTGCTTATTGTGGCGGATTGTGGTTAGCTGCATTAGAAGCGGCGATCGCGATCGGTAAAACTTTACTCAGTTACCCTGACGATCATCCTGCAAGTAAAATTCTGGCTTCTGCGCCCGATTACCCACCCATTCCTGAAACGCTTGATGTATTTCAATCTTGGTTAATGCGATCGCGCCCAATATATCAAGAAAAACTGTGGAATGGTCAATACTATCGCCTCGATAGCAAGAGTGGTTCAGATGTCGTAATGGCAGATCAACTGTGCGGACAATTTTATGCACGATTACTCGGTTTACCTGACATTGTGCCTCCAGAATGTGCTACGCAAGCCTTGAAGACAGTTTATGATGCTTGCTTTGTGAAATTTCATAATGGTCAATTTGGCGCGGCTAATGGCTTAAAACCCGATGGTTTGCCAGAAAACCCCAACGCGACGCATCCTCTGGAAGTTTGGACAGGAATTAACTTTGGACTGGCGGCGTTTCTGATGCAAATGGGTATGAAATCTGAAGCATGGCGAATTACGCAAGCTGTTGTACAGCAAGTTTACGACAACGGATTACAGTTTCGCACTCCCGAAGCGATTACCGCCAAAGGAACATTTCGCGCGTGTCACTACCTGCGCCCTATGGCAATTTGGGCAATTTATCGCGTATTGACTTTTTAA
- a CDS encoding WD40 repeat domain-containing protein, with the protein MKSKTVNSQQFDLYFAQMLEDYVTAIAWSPQGKFLATSSAAGEVILWEHTPDRQEKWQRIPLQTTHAQSVDCLAFSSDGHFLAAGGQAGVKIWQNQDVEVNQWQPLNITHSSAWVDRLAWNPVSNQLAFSLGRTIQIWDATTPDTSTTLNFAASSVLGLDWSSDGQYLAIAGYQGVKIWESRDWNEDPYVFDLPTASVAIAWAGDSKYFAIGNMDRTIAVFEWNNPNPWVMRGFPGKIRQITWSTANQNPPLFAAASVEGVVVWSKHPDELVGWESQVLQHHLGVIQAIAFQPNSLLLASAAEDGLICLWHKAQRLAQILEGAPQGFSCLAWHPQGQLLAAGGKNGELCIWTQSRRGQGFNLR; encoded by the coding sequence ATGAAATCTAAAACAGTTAATTCTCAGCAGTTTGATTTGTACTTTGCACAAATGCTTGAGGATTATGTCACAGCGATCGCGTGGTCGCCGCAGGGTAAATTCTTGGCTACGAGTTCTGCGGCTGGAGAAGTTATCTTGTGGGAACATACGCCTGATCGTCAAGAAAAGTGGCAACGAATACCACTGCAAACAACTCACGCGCAATCAGTAGATTGTCTGGCGTTTTCTAGCGATGGTCATTTTTTAGCAGCGGGCGGTCAAGCAGGAGTCAAAATTTGGCAAAATCAAGATGTTGAGGTCAATCAGTGGCAACCGCTTAATATAACGCATTCCTCCGCTTGGGTCGATCGACTCGCGTGGAATCCGGTTAGTAACCAGCTTGCTTTTAGTTTAGGGCGTACTATTCAGATTTGGGATGCGACAACGCCGGACACTTCCACGACACTCAACTTTGCGGCGTCTTCGGTACTGGGCTTAGATTGGAGTTCTGATGGTCAGTATCTTGCGATCGCAGGGTATCAAGGTGTCAAAATTTGGGAAAGTCGCGACTGGAACGAAGACCCTTATGTTTTCGATCTGCCAACTGCGAGTGTTGCGATCGCATGGGCTGGCGATAGTAAATACTTTGCGATTGGTAATATGGACCGCACAATCGCTGTGTTTGAATGGAATAATCCTAACCCTTGGGTAATGCGGGGTTTTCCTGGAAAAATTCGTCAAATTACGTGGTCAACCGCGAATCAAAATCCACCTTTGTTTGCAGCGGCTAGTGTTGAAGGGGTCGTAGTGTGGTCTAAGCATCCTGACGAGTTGGTTGGTTGGGAAAGCCAAGTTTTACAGCATCATCTCGGTGTTATACAAGCGATCGCGTTTCAACCCAACAGCTTACTTTTAGCTTCTGCTGCCGAAGATGGTTTAATTTGCTTGTGGCATAAAGCTCAACGTCTTGCCCAGATTTTAGAAGGCGCACCGCAAGGCTTTTCGTGTCTTGCTTGGCATCCTCAAGGTCAGCTACTCGCGGCTGGCGGTAAAAATGGTGAATTATGCATCTGGACACAATCGCGTCGCGGTCAAGGGTTTAATCTTCGCTAA
- a CDS encoding cytochrome b/b6 domain-containing protein, whose product MTDNDSGQARLSKAQRQARSPLIPRQNLPAKVFHWVNIISLLLMITSGLQIYNANPVFGGRNGIPFPPIFLLGGWLAGGRHWHFAAMWLFALNLLWFGIYILVTRRWRHRFVSGKDVKALQRTQNQKRRNYAWHRIAYTAIIPILLLAIFTGLGMYKPAQFHWIVDCFGSWQALRIVHFATVPLVVVYAAIHSWLSLKVGGSRLVESMFW is encoded by the coding sequence ATGACTGATAATGATTCAGGACAAGCGCGATTGAGCAAAGCCCAGCGCCAAGCGCGATCGCCGCTTATCCCGCGCCAAAATCTCCCTGCTAAAGTTTTTCACTGGGTCAATATCATTAGCTTGCTATTAATGATTACCAGCGGATTACAAATTTACAACGCAAATCCCGTCTTTGGCGGACGTAATGGCATTCCTTTTCCACCAATATTTTTGTTAGGAGGTTGGCTAGCAGGCGGAAGACACTGGCATTTTGCGGCAATGTGGCTGTTTGCACTCAATTTGCTGTGGTTCGGTATTTATATTTTGGTAACGCGCCGCTGGCGACATCGATTTGTGAGTGGTAAGGATGTCAAAGCATTACAGCGTACTCAAAACCAAAAGCGACGCAACTATGCTTGGCATCGCATTGCTTACACAGCAATTATTCCCATCTTGCTACTAGCAATATTTACAGGATTAGGAATGTATAAACCCGCTCAATTTCACTGGATTGTCGATTGTTTTGGCAGTTGGCAAGCTTTAAGAATTGTTCATTTTGCAACAGTACCATTAGTCGTTGTCTACGCTGCAATTCACTCATGGTTAAGCTTAAAAGTTGGCGGTTCGCGCCTCGTTGAATCGATGTTCTGGTAA
- a CDS encoding GTP-binding protein codes for MVTATTNDVVPVTVLTGYLGAGKTTLLNRILTYEHGKKVAVIVNEFGEVGIDNQLVIDADEEIFEMNNGCICCTVRGDLIRIIGNLMRRRDKFDHLVIETTGLADPAPVIQTFFVDEDMQTQLSLDAVVTVVDAKHIWQHWEADEAQEQIAFADVILLNKVDLVSEDVLEELERRIRGMNAIAKIYRTRNAELEMDTLLGVNAFDLSRALEIDPNFLKEDAHEHDETIGSVALVESGALSMEKLNEWMSYLLQTRGPDIFRMKGILNIAGEDHRFVFQGVHMLFEGTRDRRWKPNETRKNELVFIGRNLDETELRENLLACMA; via the coding sequence ATGGTAACTGCAACAACGAATGACGTTGTACCTGTAACAGTTCTTACGGGATACTTGGGAGCAGGTAAGACAACGTTACTCAATCGTATCCTCACGTACGAACACGGAAAAAAGGTCGCTGTGATTGTCAACGAGTTTGGGGAAGTGGGTATTGATAACCAATTGGTGATCGATGCAGATGAAGAAATCTTCGAGATGAATAACGGCTGTATCTGCTGTACTGTGCGTGGCGATTTGATTCGGATTATTGGCAATTTGATGCGGCGGCGCGATAAGTTCGATCATTTGGTGATTGAAACAACAGGACTTGCTGACCCTGCGCCTGTGATTCAGACATTTTTTGTGGATGAAGATATGCAGACGCAGTTGAGTTTAGATGCGGTTGTAACGGTTGTAGACGCTAAGCACATATGGCAACACTGGGAGGCAGATGAGGCGCAAGAGCAGATTGCGTTTGCCGATGTTATTTTGCTTAATAAAGTTGATTTGGTTTCAGAAGATGTTTTAGAAGAGTTAGAACGGCGAATTCGGGGGATGAATGCGATCGCCAAAATTTACCGCACTCGCAATGCTGAGTTAGAAATGGACACGCTACTAGGTGTCAACGCGTTTGACTTAAGTCGCGCCTTAGAAATTGACCCAAATTTTTTAAAAGAAGATGCGCACGAACACGATGAAACTATTGGTTCAGTTGCTTTAGTAGAAAGTGGCGCTTTAAGCATGGAGAAGTTGAACGAATGGATGAGCTATCTTCTACAGACGCGCGGACCTGACATTTTCCGCATGAAAGGAATTTTAAATATTGCTGGAGAAGATCACCGCTTTGTATTTCAAGGCGTTCATATGCTGTTTGAAGGTACGCGCGATCGCCGTTGGAAACCGAATGAAACGCGTAAAAACGAACTTGTGTTTATCGGTCGCAATCTTGATGAAACCGAGTTACGCGAAAATTTATTAGCGTGTATGGCGTAG
- a CDS encoding alkaline phosphatase: MANNHVIFIHPDGASPAHFTMARLVKEGPDGRLNWDTLDEARVYLGHMEDQLTGTSNGGAVTHATGVKVYAESFGFEVVRDENGNPVIDEASGRVVEEELTALSGTNQTIMQEAVAANKATALINSGVIAEPGSGAFAAKVGQADVPAGATGFSAFPRGQFAEITRQVVESGIDVILGGGLVNYLPVGTKPPAEAVYAESAQQLDAISTDSNIRPDINLIELAENLGYTVVYTEEQLKAVAANPNVLKVLGIFANEDTFNDNIPTPEGNLRGVEENLLATETEPYVPTAPTVGEMLKAAQTILERNPKFENGSFTVLEEEGTDNFGNINNASGTLEALLRTDEAIGVAKEFYERHPNTLIITAADSDAGGLQIDDTDEIVGTFGTNPTGLDLPEFPDFENPGDGQNGVGTEAFVTQPSASGNTYNFGAAWAGTPDFAGAIVSKAHGLNADKLPVTLDNTDIYRAMYETLFEVDLPDRDVPEFVPAPEATKDTGNVIFIHPDGTSPSMYGFARVVSEGPDGRLHYDQFSNSGVYLGHMRDQIVGTSNAGAVTHATGVKAQAGSFGLDEFGDPVVSRSGKRGVTVLEEAIAAGKATAVINSGFIAEPGTGAFLAEVENRSDVTEITKQILESGVDIILGGGEIHYLPVGTVGRFGQEGIRTDGRNLIEEAEAAGYTVVFSEEELQNLPKGTTKLLGIFAAEDTYNDNPEELNQSLGLDSYGQFLPDGTPTNPPTISEMLAAALPILSADPDGFMVVAEEEGTDNLANDNNSRGALEATLRADAAFGVAMDFIREQDPNTLLITAADSEAGGIQVWQPTPFAPALPETVETALTLPTNPTDTETFQNPVDGSEGRIPPLTTFQAQPSLDGEMGNFVTAWAGQTDFSGSIVAKTYGMNADLLNSTVDNTEIYQIMYQTLFGLNSLPDYQDGTNESDELVGGDGRDVIVAFGGDDTVAGGLGDDILYGSEGNDLLRGDLNLRASQNYRRGGDDLIYGGTGNDRISGKSGNDTLYGEAGDDIIWGDDGDDLLLGGLGNDTLIGNNFSGGSGNNTFVLAAGEGIDTIIDFHAERDKIGLTNGLTFRDLSIGQSASSSLIALGEEILAVVNGVNANDFTANMFVAV, from the coding sequence ATGGCTAACAATCACGTTATCTTTATTCATCCAGATGGTGCTAGTCCGGCTCACTTCACAATGGCTCGCTTAGTCAAAGAAGGACCAGATGGCCGCCTCAATTGGGACACATTAGATGAAGCCCGCGTTTATCTCGGTCATATGGAAGACCAGTTGACTGGGACTTCTAATGGTGGTGCAGTTACCCACGCAACGGGTGTGAAGGTGTATGCTGAATCGTTTGGGTTTGAGGTTGTTCGCGACGAGAATGGAAATCCTGTTATTGATGAAGCTAGTGGGCGAGTCGTCGAAGAAGAACTGACGGCACTCTCTGGCACTAACCAAACCATTATGCAGGAAGCAGTTGCTGCCAATAAAGCGACAGCGTTAATCAACTCTGGCGTGATTGCAGAGCCTGGTTCGGGTGCTTTTGCTGCGAAAGTGGGGCAAGCTGATGTGCCCGCAGGAGCCACAGGGTTTAGTGCATTTCCGCGAGGTCAGTTTGCAGAAATTACGCGTCAGGTGGTTGAGTCGGGCATTGATGTGATTCTGGGTGGCGGTTTGGTCAACTACCTACCTGTGGGGACAAAGCCACCAGCAGAAGCTGTCTATGCTGAATCTGCCCAGCAGCTTGATGCAATCTCTACTGATAGCAACATTCGTCCTGACATTAACCTCATTGAGTTAGCAGAGAACCTCGGCTATACCGTCGTTTATACAGAAGAGCAACTCAAGGCAGTAGCGGCTAATCCTAATGTCCTCAAAGTGTTGGGGATCTTTGCCAACGAAGACACCTTTAATGACAATATTCCTACCCCAGAGGGAAACCTGCGCGGTGTAGAAGAAAATCTTTTAGCAACAGAGACAGAACCCTACGTACCGACTGCTCCGACTGTCGGTGAAATGCTCAAGGCAGCCCAAACCATTTTAGAGCGCAATCCAAAGTTTGAGAACGGTTCGTTCACAGTATTAGAGGAAGAAGGAACGGACAATTTTGGCAACATTAATAACGCCTCTGGTACGCTAGAAGCACTGTTGCGCACGGATGAAGCGATCGGCGTAGCGAAAGAATTTTATGAAAGACACCCGAACACGCTGATCATTACAGCTGCTGATAGCGATGCAGGCGGTTTACAGATTGATGATACAGATGAGATTGTTGGCACCTTCGGCACTAATCCAACAGGACTAGATTTACCTGAGTTCCCTGACTTTGAAAATCCAGGCGATGGTCAAAACGGAGTCGGAACTGAAGCATTCGTTACGCAGCCATCCGCTAGTGGTAATACTTATAACTTTGGTGCTGCCTGGGCTGGTACGCCTGACTTTGCTGGGGCAATTGTCAGCAAAGCTCATGGACTTAACGCAGACAAGTTGCCAGTTACCCTCGACAATACCGACATCTATCGGGCAATGTATGAAACTCTATTCGAGGTTGATTTGCCCGATCGCGATGTTCCTGAGTTTGTTCCTGCACCAGAAGCTACGAAAGACACGGGAAACGTCATCTTCATTCACCCCGACGGCACTAGCCCGTCAATGTATGGCTTTGCTCGTGTTGTGTCCGAAGGACCTGACGGTCGCCTTCATTACGACCAGTTCTCGAATTCTGGAGTGTATCTAGGTCACATGAGGGATCAAATTGTCGGTACCTCTAATGCGGGGGCGGTTACCCATGCTACAGGCGTTAAAGCTCAAGCAGGCTCGTTTGGACTCGACGAATTTGGAGACCCTGTAGTATCTCGCTCTGGTAAGCGTGGTGTCACGGTTCTGGAAGAGGCGATCGCAGCGGGTAAAGCTACCGCTGTCATTAACTCTGGTTTCATCGCAGAACCTGGAACAGGTGCATTTCTTGCAGAGGTAGAAAACCGTAGCGATGTCACTGAGATTACAAAACAAATCCTGGAGTCTGGAGTAGATATTATTCTGGGTGGTGGCGAAATCCACTATCTGCCTGTGGGTACAGTAGGTCGCTTCGGTCAAGAAGGAATCCGCACAGATGGACGTAACTTAATTGAAGAAGCAGAAGCAGCCGGTTACACAGTAGTCTTCAGCGAAGAGGAACTGCAAAATCTTCCCAAAGGCACAACCAAGCTTTTAGGTATCTTTGCAGCGGAAGATACCTACAACGATAACCCTGAAGAGTTGAATCAGTCCCTGGGCTTGGATAGCTACGGTCAGTTTCTGCCAGATGGCACTCCTACCAATCCGCCGACGATCTCAGAAATGTTGGCAGCTGCTTTACCCATTCTCTCGGCAGATCCAGATGGATTTATGGTTGTTGCCGAAGAAGAAGGCACTGACAACCTCGCAAACGACAATAACTCTCGCGGTGCCTTAGAAGCAACGCTACGAGCAGATGCAGCTTTTGGCGTCGCCATGGATTTTATCCGCGAACAAGATCCCAATACTTTGCTGATTACTGCTGCTGATAGCGAAGCCGGTGGTATTCAAGTATGGCAACCTACTCCGTTTGCGCCTGCGCTTCCTGAAACTGTAGAAACGGCGTTGACGCTGCCCACCAATCCCACTGATACCGAAACCTTCCAAAATCCGGTAGACGGTAGTGAAGGTCGGATTCCCCCGTTAACTACCTTTCAAGCACAGCCTAGCCTCGATGGAGAAATGGGTAACTTTGTGACAGCCTGGGCTGGACAAACTGATTTCTCTGGCAGTATTGTTGCTAAAACCTATGGTATGAACGCAGATCTGCTGAACTCAACGGTGGATAACACTGAGATTTATCAGATCATGTATCAAACTCTATTCGGCTTAAACTCTTTGCCAGATTACCAAGATGGCACTAACGAGAGCGATGAACTCGTTGGTGGTGATGGTAGAGATGTGATTGTTGCCTTTGGCGGCGATGATACCGTCGCTGGTGGACTTGGCGATGATATCCTCTATGGCAGCGAGGGAAACGATCTTCTCCGAGGTGACCTCAACCTTCGCGCTTCTCAGAACTATCGGCGTGGAGGCGACGATCTCATCTACGGTGGTACTGGTAATGACCGGATTAGCGGTAAATCAGGTAATGACACGCTTTATGGCGAAGCTGGTGATGACATCATTTGGGGCGATGATGGCGATGATTTACTTTTGGGTGGACTGGGTAATGATACCCTAATTGGCAATAACTTCTCTGGTGGCAGTGGCAACAATACCTTTGTATTAGCAGCAGGGGAAGGAATAGATACAATTATTGATTTTCATGCTGAACGCGATAAAATTGGTTTAACCAATGGATTAACCTTCCGCGATTTGTCAATTGGGCAAAGTGCTTCTTCGTCACTCATTGCCCTAGGAGAAGAAATTCTAGCAGTTGTGAATGGCGTAAACGCAAACGATTTCACAGCCAATATGTTTGTTGCTGTTTAA
- a CDS encoding helix-turn-helix transcriptional regulator yields MRDTSPMALAQVAEYFKVLSEVSRLQVLSCLRTGPKNVMEIVEVTGLGQANVSKHLKMLMHCGMVSRHPQGVSVFYKVSDPVIFNLCEIVCDRISTRLLAQANQIETLKMPEQTQIP; encoded by the coding sequence ATGCGAGATACTTCTCCTATGGCTTTAGCACAGGTTGCAGAGTACTTCAAAGTTTTATCAGAAGTGAGCAGACTCCAAGTATTAAGCTGTTTGCGTACAGGACCTAAAAATGTAATGGAAATTGTAGAGGTAACTGGGTTAGGTCAAGCAAATGTTTCCAAGCATCTTAAAATGTTGATGCATTGTGGCATGGTTTCGCGTCATCCCCAAGGAGTGAGTGTTTTTTATAAAGTTTCCGATCCAGTGATTTTTAACTTGTGTGAAATTGTTTGCGATCGCATCTCAACGCGCCTGCTTGCACAAGCAAATCAAATCGAAACCTTAAAAATGCCAGAGCAAACGCAAATTCCGTAA
- a CDS encoding molybdopterin-dependent oxidoreductase, translated as MHQFPSRRRFLELSGLSSLNLLLGGCALSLVEGVVGKTFEPFNQSVETLLFNPQKLIPEFPESEIEPEALIVNTYRFTPVIDPLTFRLVIDGEVNNPLSLSVTEIQQLPHQTMTIRHVCVEGWAAIVQWGGVRMRDLVALAQPKSDVRYVYFESADGYYESWDLASAVHPQTLLADQKNGEPLPIENGAPLRLASPIKLGYKQSKWVTRITLVNQLRRSKGYWEDQGYEWYAGL; from the coding sequence ATGCATCAATTTCCATCACGTCGCCGTTTTTTAGAATTATCTGGGCTGTCAAGCCTAAATTTGCTCCTTGGTGGGTGTGCGCTAAGTTTAGTAGAAGGTGTTGTCGGTAAAACTTTTGAACCCTTCAATCAAAGTGTTGAAACTCTACTATTTAATCCTCAAAAGCTGATACCAGAATTTCCAGAAAGTGAGATTGAACCAGAAGCACTGATCGTTAATACCTACAGATTTACACCCGTTATCGATCCACTGACGTTTCGATTAGTTATCGACGGTGAGGTCAATAATCCTTTGAGCTTGAGTGTTACAGAAATTCAGCAGCTACCGCATCAGACAATGACAATTCGTCATGTTTGTGTTGAAGGATGGGCGGCGATCGTGCAATGGGGTGGTGTTCGTATGCGCGATCTGGTAGCGCTAGCACAACCTAAATCAGATGTCCGCTATGTTTACTTTGAATCGGCGGATGGCTATTACGAAAGTTGGGATTTAGCTTCTGCGGTTCATCCGCAAACACTACTTGCGGATCAAAAGAATGGAGAACCGTTACCAATTGAAAACGGTGCGCCTTTACGTCTTGCTTCACCGATTAAACTAGGGTACAAGCAAAGTAAGTGGGTAACGCGAATCACATTAGTTAATCAACTGCGGCGCTCTAAGGGGTATTGGGAAGATCAAGGTTATGAGTGGTATGCAGGGCTGTAA
- the psaM gene encoding photosystem I reaction center subunit XII, protein MSISDTQVFVALVVALIPGVLAFRLATELYK, encoded by the coding sequence ATGTCTATATCAGATACCCAAGTTTTTGTAGCACTTGTGGTCGCACTGATTCCTGGTGTGCTTGCTTTCCGTTTAGCAACAGAGCTTTACAAGTAA
- a CDS encoding helix-turn-helix domain-containing protein, which translates to MPVKNFLKPQQKEQLQQALRESQCPYFRERVLMLLLMNDGKTYQEIADFIGCSYRTVAYWCTHSEPDNLDSMKDQRQNGNYRKATAEYLDRLMEIVQKKPSELGLPFENWSGERLATYLAQVTGIDLTGAHVRKLLKKQRDTTPRKCCTR; encoded by the coding sequence ATGCCAGTCAAGAATTTTCTCAAGCCTCAACAAAAAGAACAATTGCAGCAAGCGCTGCGGGAAAGCCAATGCCCATATTTCAGGGAACGGGTGCTGATGCTACTTTTAATGAACGATGGAAAAACATACCAAGAAATCGCTGATTTTATCGGTTGCTCGTATCGTACCGTTGCTTACTGGTGTACGCATAGTGAACCAGATAATCTAGATAGCATGAAAGACCAGCGACAAAATGGTAACTATCGCAAAGCAACAGCCGAATATCTCGATCGCTTGATGGAAATTGTGCAAAAGAAGCCGAGTGAATTAGGATTACCCTTTGAAAATTGGAGTGGCGAACGCCTCGCAACTTATCTCGCCCAAGTGACAGGAATTGACCTGACAGGCGCACACGTTAGAAAGCTGTTAAAAAAACAGCGAGACACTACACCAAGAAAGTGCTGCACTCGATGA